A DNA window from Anastrepha obliqua isolate idAnaObli1 chromosome 5, idAnaObli1_1.0, whole genome shotgun sequence contains the following coding sequences:
- the LOC129247429 gene encoding uncharacterized protein LOC129247429: protein MENQPKTYTRDELKKIAPGYRGKPENFDPHKIKTGKPNQKQAKTQRPPTEMPPPTQLDDAKKPTPQKNSPLWAASIFGIDTSVRELQVNLEFQNSFANLKNIVSEVYSALGTDDKSLTKSLTKEMLMYYATSLHLWLRLIQIKAQRAHSELTTTERDYLRILTDEELNVPQPIYLYIKAIGHVNDKTGKEIYISDHVLPVTNVVNRTGYHTTTMTSRNHCLFEEVPSLGVCGDVLMAQASRTETNPTFGFVPAGRTANRNLAGYFGSVSVQKEEIVLLLESLGISNALFQENIENTRVNLKLIQYVSDYLQSSKTKEMKKSK, encoded by the coding sequence ATGGAAAACCAACCAAAAACGTATACTCGTGACGAATTAAAGAAGATCGCACCTGGATATCGTGGCAAACCAGAAAACTTTGATCCACACAAGATCAAGACTGGAAAGCCGAACCAAAAACAGGCAAAGACACAACGTCCGCCTACCGAGATGCCACCACCCACACAACTTGACGATGCAAAGAAACCGACACCGCAAAAGAATTCGCCCTTATGGGCTGCGTCGATCTTTGGCATAGACACGTCTGTTCGGGAACTACAAGTGAATCTCGAATTTCAGAATAGCTTTGCTAATCTGAAAAATATCGTCTCTGAAGTATATTCTGCTTTGGGAACAGACGATAAGAGCTTGACGAAAAGCCTCACAAAGGAGATGCTTATGTATTACGCTACATCGCTACATCTCTGGTTGAGACTGATTCAAATCAAAGCTCAACGCGCACACTCAGAGTTGACGACAACCGAGAGAGATTACCTGCGCATCTTGACTGACGAGGAGTTAAACGTGCCACAACCAatctatttatacattaaagcAATAGGTCATGTGAACGATAAAACAGGTAAAGAAATTTATATATCGGATCATGTGTTACCCGTTACCAATGTTGTGAATCGTACTGGATACCACACAACGACTATGACGTCGAGAAATCACTGCCTATTCGAAGAGGTTCCAAGTCTCGGAGTATGTGGTGACGTTCTGATGGCGCAAGCCTCCAGAACGGAAACAAACCCAACTTTTGGATTTGTACCTGCTGGTCGAACGGCTAACCGGAATTTAGCGGGCTACTTTGGTAGTGTCTCCGTTCAAAAGGAAGAAATCGTATTACTACTCGAATCATTGGGTATATCAAATGCGTTATTCCAAGAGAACATAGAGAATACTAGAGTAAATCTCAAACTAATTCAATACGTTAGCGACTACCTGCAGAGCTCAAAGaccaaagaaatgaaaaagtcaAAATGA
- the LOC129249085 gene encoding uncharacterized protein LOC129249085, translated as MIVKNIHECVSVVTDKLLKKACVEEMNATAEQQGDEHKSDLTVSGDGTWKKRGFTSLFGVTSLIGYYSGKIIDLLVKSSYCKQCEPWKSHKDTTEYQEWWEEHKDVCSANHKGSSGKMEVDAVITMFKRSLEKFQVRFINYIGDGDSKTYSGILKAAPYGETEVTKKECIGHVQKRMGKRLRDIVNNTVEEMKDKNGKTKKKKLLGGKGKLTGKLIDKLTVYYGLAIRRHCDSVDSMYKAIWASYFHNCSTDKNPQHDNCPIGENSWCSWQKARALGTWPSYKHDYEALPPDVASAIFPIYEDLSNKKLLERCVGGFTQNNNESYNQLIWKITPKIIPAGSKIIEIAANIAAGVFNEGKTSLLYYMSAMGLSLGPNAHSYVSKEDAERISISDARAQGSTREGRMARRQQQLNILDANDEAEGSSYGAGIDDTI; from the exons ATGATCGTTAAAAATATCCACGAATGTGTCTCAGTAGTCACagataaacttttaaaaaaagctTGTGTTGAGGAAATGAATGCCACGGCTGAACAGCAAGGTGATGAACATAAGAGTGATTTAACAGTCTCGGGAGATGGAACTTGGAAAAAAAGAGGATTTACTTCTCTATTTGGAGTTACATCTCTAATTGGATACTACAGTGGAAAAATAATTGATCTTTTAGTTAAAAGCTCTTACTGTAAGCAATGCGAGCCTTGGAAATCTCACAAGGATACGACTGAATATCAGGAATGGTGGGAAGAGCACAAAGACGTATGCTCAGCTAACCACAAGGGGTCATCAGGAAAAATGGAAGTTGATGCTGTTATTACCATGTTCAAACGTTCATTGGAAAAGTTTCAAGTTCGTTTTATAAACTACATCGGTGATGGTGACTCTAAAACTTATTCGGGGATTTTGAAGGCTGCTCCTTATGGTGAGACAGAAGTAACGAAGAAAGAATGTATTGGGCATGTTCAAAAAAGAATGGGCAAACGGCTAAGAGACATAGTAAATAATACAGTAGAAGAAATGAAAGATAagaatggaaaaacaaaaaaaaaaaagttacttgGTGGCAAAGGTAAATTGACTGGGAAACTTATTGATAAATTAACTGTTTACTATGGTTTAGCGATTAGGAGACACTGTGATTCTGTTGACAGTATGTATAAAGCCATTTGGGCATCTTATTTCCATAACTGCTCTACAGATAAAAACCCTCAGCATGATAATTGCCCTATAGGAGAAAACTCGTGGTGTTCGTGGCAAAAAGCGCGAGCCTTGGGAACTTGGCCCAGCTATAAACATGATTATGAGGCCTTACCACCTGATGTTGCATCAGCTATTTTTCCAATTTACGAAGATCtaagtaacaaaaaattattggaacgATGCGTTGGTGGTTTTACCCAGAACAATAATGAAAGTTATAATCAGCTGATATGGAAAATAACTCCAAAAATTATTCCAGCTGGctctaaaattattgaaatagcTGCAAACATTGCAGCCGGGGTCTTTAATGAAGGTAAAACATCTCTTCTTTATTATATGAGTGCTATGGGATTATCACTTGGACCCAATGCTCATTCCTACGTGAGCAAAGAGGACGCAGAGCGCATCTCAATTTCGGACGCAAGAGCGCAAGGGTCGACGCGCGAGGGGAGAATGGCTCGtagacaacaacaactaaacatTTTGGACGCAAACGACGAAGCAGAGGGTTCCTCTTATGGTGCTGGAATAGATGACACGat ATAA